In Macrobrachium nipponense isolate FS-2020 chromosome 15, ASM1510439v2, whole genome shotgun sequence, a single genomic region encodes these proteins:
- the LOC135195099 gene encoding uncharacterized protein LOC135195099 — MESQVVNYLVVFAGLVAIKGFVVIKSGYADNQFHDKDDLYLKDWQNAGNELDIAEWLENNDMSHYDVRSNETGAFNGSAFGNWNRFGYSLWEVVGNNASVSAYTIEKFNVTSDNITLIVPTYYNVQFTGNKKMAQWTKKINSKVLLMNATLITLSSTDGSGKGQLEFKSSESGKMSENETLHTTQKDSGRSTTWHVQRNGVINSYDKYTNFILFEEGGSENQDSTEEATPSYKTSSVLYRLLEEIFQWSKLPSNWSAKVTGYIMGKDNVKRFKTSSEAHYDFPSQPFALSRNSSGYIWNNIHSLSTTMPENFNKILVEFLEFLF; from the exons ATGGAGAGCCAAGTAGTGAACTATCTTGTTGTTTTTGCCGGTCTTGTTGCTATCAAAGGATTTGTCGTCATAAAGTCAG GTTATGCAGACAATCAATTCCACGATAAAGATGATCTATACCTCAAG GACTGGCAAAATGCGGGGAACGAACTCGACATAGCGGAATGGCTGGAGAACAATGACATGTCCCATTACGACGTTCGTTCGAATGAGACAGGAGCCTTTAACGGCTCTGCCTTTGGCAACTGGAATCGATTCGGATACTCTTTGTGGGAAGTTGTTGGCAATAATGCCAGCGTTTCTGCGTATACCATTGAGAAGTTCAATGTTACATCAGATAACATTACTCTTATAGTTCCAACATACTACAACGTACAATTTACCGGAAACAAGAAAATGGCACAGTggacaaagaaaataaacagtAAGGTATTACTGATGAACGCTACTCTCATCACGTTGTCCAGTACCGACGGATCTGGAAAGGGTCAACTGGAATTCAAATCCAGCGAAAGCGGTAAGATGAGTGAGAACGAAACCCTCCACACCACACAAAAGGACAGTGGCCGGTCCACCACTTGGCACGTCCAAAGGAATGGCGTCATCAACAGCTACGACAAATACACCAATTTCATTCTCTTTGAGGAAGGCGGAAGTGAAAATCAGGACAGCACTGAGGAAGCAACGCCTTCTTACAAGACCTCTTCCGTCTTATATAGATTGTTAGAGGAGATATTCCAGTGGTCTAAACTGCCTTCTAATTGGAGTGCCAAAGTTACGGGTTATATCATGGGAAAAGATAACGTGAAAAGATTTAAAACATCAAGTGAAGCACATTATGACTTTCCATCTCAGCCTTTTGCCTTGTCTAGGAATTCCAGCGGCTACATTTGGAATAATATTCACTCGCTCAGTACAacaatgcctgaaaatttcaatAAGATTTTAGTAGAATTTCTTGAATTCTTATTCTGA